One genomic segment of Hordeum vulgare subsp. vulgare chromosome 2H, MorexV3_pseudomolecules_assembly, whole genome shotgun sequence includes these proteins:
- the LOC123427491 gene encoding uncharacterized protein LOC123427491, producing the protein MSDVYKKAKPGRLVFKGGEAATLRKPKKQKKNKKPAEDVHADADADAAAAAAAAAATEGAEAGGDYTIDAAKRMKYEELFPVETRKFGYDPSNAARTSRDRTVEQALDDRVRKKADRYCK; encoded by the coding sequence ATGTCGGACGTTTACAAGAAAGCCAAGCCCGGCCGCCTCGTCTTCAAGGGCGGCGAGGCCGCCACCCTCCGCAAGcccaagaagcaaaagaagaacaagaagcccGCCGAGGATGTccacgccgacgccgacgccgacgccgctGCGGCTGCCGCTGCTGCCGCGGCCACGGAGGGCGCCGAAGCCGGCGGCGACTACACCATCGACGCGGCGAAGCGGATGAAGTACGAGGAGCTCTTCCCCGTGGAGACGAGGAAGTTCGGGTACGACCCGTCCAACGCCGCCCGCACCTCCCGCGACCGCACCGTCGAACAGGCCCTCGACGACCGCGTGAGGAAGAAGGCCGACCGCTACTGCAAGTGA
- the LOC123427492 gene encoding transcription factor bHLH110-like isoform X1 yields MVFSNVRACPDASLELDPSTAKYISWTNMLLRFQLVIAVPPLHQLSASGRVARSYRRMHPFPHGAPTLAHSLPPLPLTRQPSARTPRHQPAHTFQAGIYGTMTCDSMGAHGSSNELGGSSGHGKDFLSLLEARTVMPEMLDDFSSAACDYLKGMDGSDYNSISGSASYGFDSGGPYAGPSALPVGCDGIASSPPVYLGNSTLVQESMMGCMPSHNHEVKLDSSQQQELGVPNNAFLQKTLPTSVAIRGSPLGYSGSGSERVFPEGRVMHVSFDARISPDAIYASGYRSKTELAHTNQYEQRTILARTGTGQGGAAGDPKNRKSEEKLGGNGKRSKKDTSSRSPPKAEVPDMKLGERDKIIALQQIISPYGKTDRASVLYETIKHIEYLHEQIQLLSEPYMKNSTNEVPFQWGGKEENLRGRGLCLVPVSCTPQVFQDNSLPDCWMPAYKSSRYQ; encoded by the exons ATGGTCTTTTCAAATGTTAGAGCATGTCCAGATGCTTCACTGGAGTTGGATCCATCAACAG CCAAGTATATTTCATGGACGAACATGCTCCTGAGATTCCAGTTGGTTATAGCAGTTCCTCCACTTCACCAGCTATCAGCGTCTGGGAGAGTCGCCAGATCCTACAGACGCATGCACCCTTTCCCTCATGGAGCCCCCACACTGGCACACTCCTTGCCGCCGCTGCCACTGACCCGGCAACCTTCTGCGAGGACCCCTCGTCACCAGCCCGCACACACCTTCCAAGCGGGCATCTATGGAACCATGACCTGTGA TAGCATGGGAGCTCATGGGAGCAGCAACGAGCTTGGCGGGAGCAGTGGCCACGGAAAGGACTTCCTTTCCTTGCTCGAAGCGAGGACGGTGATGCCAGAAATGCTCGATGATTTCTCCTCGGCGGCATGCGACTACCTCAAAGGGATGGACGGCAGCGACTACAACAGCATCTCCGGATCAGCTTCCTATGGTTTTGACAGTGGCGGCCCGTACGCTGGCCCCAGTGCTCTGCCCGTCGGGTGTGATGGGATTGCCAGCTCTCCACCGGTGTACCTTGGGAACAGTACCTTGGTGCAAGAGAGCATGATGGGTTGCATGCCAAGCCACAACCACGAGGTAAAACTAGATAGTTCCCAGCAGCAGGAGCTTGGAGTTCCCAATAATGCATTCCTGCAGAAAACGCTTCCTACTAGTGTTGCAATTCGTGGAAGCCCTCTGGGTTATTCTGGCTCTGGGAGTGAAAGGGTTTTTCCGGAGGGCCGAGTAATGCACGTTTCGTTTGATGCTAGGATTTCACCAGATGCAATCTATGCTAGTGGTTACAGATCAAAAACAGAATTGGCACATACCAATCAGTATGAGCAACGTACTATTTTG GCAAGGACTGGTACAGGTCAAGGTGGTGCTGCAGGTGATCCTAAGAATAGAAAATCAGAGGAAAAGTTGGGAGGCAATGGAAAGAGGTCGAAGAAAGATACTTCAAGTAGATCACCTCCCAAG GCAGAAGTGCCTGACATGAAGTTGGGAGAGAGAGACAAGATCATAGCATTGCAGCAGATCATCTCACCGTATGGGAAG ACGGATAGAGCGTCAGTGTTATATGAAACCATCAAGCACATCGAATATCTACATGAGCAAATACAG CTATTGAGTGAACCCTACATGAAGAATAGCACAAACGAG GTGCCCTTTCAATGGGGAGGTAAAGAGGAGAATTTGAGAGGCAGGGGGCTTTGCCTGGTCCCTGTTTCGTGCACCCCGCAAGTTTTCCAGGATAATAGCCTGCCGGACTGCTGGATGCCGGCGTACAAGAGCTCCCGGTACCAATGA
- the LOC123427492 gene encoding transcription factor SPATULA-like isoform X5 — MVFSNVRACPDASLELDPSTAKYISWTNMLLRFQLVIAVPPLHQLSASGRVARSYRRMHPFPHGAPTLAHSLPPLPLTRQPSARTPRHQPAHTFQAGIYGTMTCDSMGAHGSSNELGGSSGHGKDFLSLLEARTVMPEMLDDFSSAACDYLKGMDGSDYNSISGSASYGFDSGGPYAGPSALPVGCDGIASSPPVYLGNSTLVQESMMGCMPSHNHEARTGTGQGGAAGDPKNRKSEEKLGGNGKRSKKDTSSRSPPKAEVPDMKLGERDKIIALQQIISPYGKTDRASVLYETIKHIEYLHEQIQLLSEPYMKNSTNEVPFQWGGKEENLRGRGLCLVPVSCTPQVFQDNSLPDCWMPAYKSSRYQ; from the exons ATGGTCTTTTCAAATGTTAGAGCATGTCCAGATGCTTCACTGGAGTTGGATCCATCAACAG CCAAGTATATTTCATGGACGAACATGCTCCTGAGATTCCAGTTGGTTATAGCAGTTCCTCCACTTCACCAGCTATCAGCGTCTGGGAGAGTCGCCAGATCCTACAGACGCATGCACCCTTTCCCTCATGGAGCCCCCACACTGGCACACTCCTTGCCGCCGCTGCCACTGACCCGGCAACCTTCTGCGAGGACCCCTCGTCACCAGCCCGCACACACCTTCCAAGCGGGCATCTATGGAACCATGACCTGTGA TAGCATGGGAGCTCATGGGAGCAGCAACGAGCTTGGCGGGAGCAGTGGCCACGGAAAGGACTTCCTTTCCTTGCTCGAAGCGAGGACGGTGATGCCAGAAATGCTCGATGATTTCTCCTCGGCGGCATGCGACTACCTCAAAGGGATGGACGGCAGCGACTACAACAGCATCTCCGGATCAGCTTCCTATGGTTTTGACAGTGGCGGCCCGTACGCTGGCCCCAGTGCTCTGCCCGTCGGGTGTGATGGGATTGCCAGCTCTCCACCGGTGTACCTTGGGAACAGTACCTTGGTGCAAGAGAGCATGATGGGTTGCATGCCAAGCCACAACCACGAG GCAAGGACTGGTACAGGTCAAGGTGGTGCTGCAGGTGATCCTAAGAATAGAAAATCAGAGGAAAAGTTGGGAGGCAATGGAAAGAGGTCGAAGAAAGATACTTCAAGTAGATCACCTCCCAAG GCAGAAGTGCCTGACATGAAGTTGGGAGAGAGAGACAAGATCATAGCATTGCAGCAGATCATCTCACCGTATGGGAAG ACGGATAGAGCGTCAGTGTTATATGAAACCATCAAGCACATCGAATATCTACATGAGCAAATACAG CTATTGAGTGAACCCTACATGAAGAATAGCACAAACGAG GTGCCCTTTCAATGGGGAGGTAAAGAGGAGAATTTGAGAGGCAGGGGGCTTTGCCTGGTCCCTGTTTCGTGCACCCCGCAAGTTTTCCAGGATAATAGCCTGCCGGACTGCTGGATGCCGGCGTACAAGAGCTCCCGGTACCAATGA
- the LOC123427492 gene encoding uncharacterized protein LOC123427492 isoform X4 encodes MVFSNVRACPDASLELDPSTAKYISWTNMLLRFQLVIAVPPLHQLSASGRVARSYRRMHPFPHGAPTLAHSLPPLPLTRQPSARTPRHQPAHTFQAGIYGTMTCDSMGAHGSSNELGGSSGHGKDFLSLLEARTVMPEMLDDFSSAACDYLKGMDGSDYNSISGSASYGFDSGGPYAGPSALPVGCDGIASSPPVYLGNSTLVQESMMGCMPSHNHEVKLDSSQQQELGVPNNAFLQKTLPTSVAIRGSPLGYSGSGSERVFPEGRVMHVSFDARISPDAIYASGYRSKTELAHTNQYEQRTILARTGTGQGGAAGDPKNRKSEEKLGGNGKRSKKDTSSRSPPKAEVPDMKLGERDKIIALQQIISPYGKKLYFIRRIERQCYMKPSSTSNIYMSKYSY; translated from the exons ATGGTCTTTTCAAATGTTAGAGCATGTCCAGATGCTTCACTGGAGTTGGATCCATCAACAG CCAAGTATATTTCATGGACGAACATGCTCCTGAGATTCCAGTTGGTTATAGCAGTTCCTCCACTTCACCAGCTATCAGCGTCTGGGAGAGTCGCCAGATCCTACAGACGCATGCACCCTTTCCCTCATGGAGCCCCCACACTGGCACACTCCTTGCCGCCGCTGCCACTGACCCGGCAACCTTCTGCGAGGACCCCTCGTCACCAGCCCGCACACACCTTCCAAGCGGGCATCTATGGAACCATGACCTGTGA TAGCATGGGAGCTCATGGGAGCAGCAACGAGCTTGGCGGGAGCAGTGGCCACGGAAAGGACTTCCTTTCCTTGCTCGAAGCGAGGACGGTGATGCCAGAAATGCTCGATGATTTCTCCTCGGCGGCATGCGACTACCTCAAAGGGATGGACGGCAGCGACTACAACAGCATCTCCGGATCAGCTTCCTATGGTTTTGACAGTGGCGGCCCGTACGCTGGCCCCAGTGCTCTGCCCGTCGGGTGTGATGGGATTGCCAGCTCTCCACCGGTGTACCTTGGGAACAGTACCTTGGTGCAAGAGAGCATGATGGGTTGCATGCCAAGCCACAACCACGAGGTAAAACTAGATAGTTCCCAGCAGCAGGAGCTTGGAGTTCCCAATAATGCATTCCTGCAGAAAACGCTTCCTACTAGTGTTGCAATTCGTGGAAGCCCTCTGGGTTATTCTGGCTCTGGGAGTGAAAGGGTTTTTCCGGAGGGCCGAGTAATGCACGTTTCGTTTGATGCTAGGATTTCACCAGATGCAATCTATGCTAGTGGTTACAGATCAAAAACAGAATTGGCACATACCAATCAGTATGAGCAACGTACTATTTTG GCAAGGACTGGTACAGGTCAAGGTGGTGCTGCAGGTGATCCTAAGAATAGAAAATCAGAGGAAAAGTTGGGAGGCAATGGAAAGAGGTCGAAGAAAGATACTTCAAGTAGATCACCTCCCAAG GCAGAAGTGCCTGACATGAAGTTGGGAGAGAGAGACAAGATCATAGCATTGCAGCAGATCATCTCACCGTATGGGAAG AAGTTGTATTTTATCAGACGGATAGAGCGTCAGTGTTATATGAAACCATCAAGCACATCGAATATCTACATGAGCAAATACAG CTATTGA
- the LOC123427492 gene encoding transcription factor bHLH110-like isoform X3 — MSRCFTGVGSINSQVYFMDEHAPEIPVGYSSSSTSPAISVWESRQILQTHAPFPSWSPHTGTLLAAAATDPATFCEDPSSPARTHLPSGHLWNHDLMGAHGSSNELGGSSGHGKDFLSLLEARTVMPEMLDDFSSAACDYLKGMDGSDYNSISGSASYGFDSGGPYAGPSALPVGCDGIASSPPVYLGNSTLVQESMMGCMPSHNHEVKLDSSQQQELGVPNNAFLQKTLPTSVAIRGSPLGYSGSGSERVFPEGRVMHVSFDARISPDAIYASGYRSKTELAHTNQYEQRTILARTGTGQGGAAGDPKNRKSEEKLGGNGKRSKKDTSSRSPPKAEVPDMKLGERDKIIALQQIISPYGKTDRASVLYETIKHIEYLHEQIQLLSEPYMKNSTNEVPFQWGGKEENLRGRGLCLVPVSCTPQVFQDNSLPDCWMPAYKSSRYQ; from the exons ATGTCCAGATGCTTCACTGGAGTTGGATCCATCAACAG CCAAGTATATTTCATGGACGAACATGCTCCTGAGATTCCAGTTGGTTATAGCAGTTCCTCCACTTCACCAGCTATCAGCGTCTGGGAGAGTCGCCAGATCCTACAGACGCATGCACCCTTTCCCTCATGGAGCCCCCACACTGGCACACTCCTTGCCGCCGCTGCCACTGACCCGGCAACCTTCTGCGAGGACCCCTCGTCACCAGCCCGCACACACCTTCCAAGCGGGCATCTATGGAACCATGACCT CATGGGAGCTCATGGGAGCAGCAACGAGCTTGGCGGGAGCAGTGGCCACGGAAAGGACTTCCTTTCCTTGCTCGAAGCGAGGACGGTGATGCCAGAAATGCTCGATGATTTCTCCTCGGCGGCATGCGACTACCTCAAAGGGATGGACGGCAGCGACTACAACAGCATCTCCGGATCAGCTTCCTATGGTTTTGACAGTGGCGGCCCGTACGCTGGCCCCAGTGCTCTGCCCGTCGGGTGTGATGGGATTGCCAGCTCTCCACCGGTGTACCTTGGGAACAGTACCTTGGTGCAAGAGAGCATGATGGGTTGCATGCCAAGCCACAACCACGAGGTAAAACTAGATAGTTCCCAGCAGCAGGAGCTTGGAGTTCCCAATAATGCATTCCTGCAGAAAACGCTTCCTACTAGTGTTGCAATTCGTGGAAGCCCTCTGGGTTATTCTGGCTCTGGGAGTGAAAGGGTTTTTCCGGAGGGCCGAGTAATGCACGTTTCGTTTGATGCTAGGATTTCACCAGATGCAATCTATGCTAGTGGTTACAGATCAAAAACAGAATTGGCACATACCAATCAGTATGAGCAACGTACTATTTTG GCAAGGACTGGTACAGGTCAAGGTGGTGCTGCAGGTGATCCTAAGAATAGAAAATCAGAGGAAAAGTTGGGAGGCAATGGAAAGAGGTCGAAGAAAGATACTTCAAGTAGATCACCTCCCAAG GCAGAAGTGCCTGACATGAAGTTGGGAGAGAGAGACAAGATCATAGCATTGCAGCAGATCATCTCACCGTATGGGAAG ACGGATAGAGCGTCAGTGTTATATGAAACCATCAAGCACATCGAATATCTACATGAGCAAATACAG CTATTGAGTGAACCCTACATGAAGAATAGCACAAACGAG GTGCCCTTTCAATGGGGAGGTAAAGAGGAGAATTTGAGAGGCAGGGGGCTTTGCCTGGTCCCTGTTTCGTGCACCCCGCAAGTTTTCCAGGATAATAGCCTGCCGGACTGCTGGATGCCGGCGTACAAGAGCTCCCGGTACCAATGA
- the LOC123427492 gene encoding transcription factor bHLH110-like isoform X2: MSRCFTGVGSINSQVYFMDEHAPEIPVGYSSSSTSPAISVWESRQILQTHAPFPSWSPHTGTLLAAAATDPATFCEDPSSPARTHLPSGHLWNHDLSMGAHGSSNELGGSSGHGKDFLSLLEARTVMPEMLDDFSSAACDYLKGMDGSDYNSISGSASYGFDSGGPYAGPSALPVGCDGIASSPPVYLGNSTLVQESMMGCMPSHNHEVKLDSSQQQELGVPNNAFLQKTLPTSVAIRGSPLGYSGSGSERVFPEGRVMHVSFDARISPDAIYASGYRSKTELAHTNQYEQRTILARTGTGQGGAAGDPKNRKSEEKLGGNGKRSKKDTSSRSPPKAEVPDMKLGERDKIIALQQIISPYGKTDRASVLYETIKHIEYLHEQIQLLSEPYMKNSTNEVPFQWGGKEENLRGRGLCLVPVSCTPQVFQDNSLPDCWMPAYKSSRYQ, translated from the exons ATGTCCAGATGCTTCACTGGAGTTGGATCCATCAACAG CCAAGTATATTTCATGGACGAACATGCTCCTGAGATTCCAGTTGGTTATAGCAGTTCCTCCACTTCACCAGCTATCAGCGTCTGGGAGAGTCGCCAGATCCTACAGACGCATGCACCCTTTCCCTCATGGAGCCCCCACACTGGCACACTCCTTGCCGCCGCTGCCACTGACCCGGCAACCTTCTGCGAGGACCCCTCGTCACCAGCCCGCACACACCTTCCAAGCGGGCATCTATGGAACCATGACCT TAGCATGGGAGCTCATGGGAGCAGCAACGAGCTTGGCGGGAGCAGTGGCCACGGAAAGGACTTCCTTTCCTTGCTCGAAGCGAGGACGGTGATGCCAGAAATGCTCGATGATTTCTCCTCGGCGGCATGCGACTACCTCAAAGGGATGGACGGCAGCGACTACAACAGCATCTCCGGATCAGCTTCCTATGGTTTTGACAGTGGCGGCCCGTACGCTGGCCCCAGTGCTCTGCCCGTCGGGTGTGATGGGATTGCCAGCTCTCCACCGGTGTACCTTGGGAACAGTACCTTGGTGCAAGAGAGCATGATGGGTTGCATGCCAAGCCACAACCACGAGGTAAAACTAGATAGTTCCCAGCAGCAGGAGCTTGGAGTTCCCAATAATGCATTCCTGCAGAAAACGCTTCCTACTAGTGTTGCAATTCGTGGAAGCCCTCTGGGTTATTCTGGCTCTGGGAGTGAAAGGGTTTTTCCGGAGGGCCGAGTAATGCACGTTTCGTTTGATGCTAGGATTTCACCAGATGCAATCTATGCTAGTGGTTACAGATCAAAAACAGAATTGGCACATACCAATCAGTATGAGCAACGTACTATTTTG GCAAGGACTGGTACAGGTCAAGGTGGTGCTGCAGGTGATCCTAAGAATAGAAAATCAGAGGAAAAGTTGGGAGGCAATGGAAAGAGGTCGAAGAAAGATACTTCAAGTAGATCACCTCCCAAG GCAGAAGTGCCTGACATGAAGTTGGGAGAGAGAGACAAGATCATAGCATTGCAGCAGATCATCTCACCGTATGGGAAG ACGGATAGAGCGTCAGTGTTATATGAAACCATCAAGCACATCGAATATCTACATGAGCAAATACAG CTATTGAGTGAACCCTACATGAAGAATAGCACAAACGAG GTGCCCTTTCAATGGGGAGGTAAAGAGGAGAATTTGAGAGGCAGGGGGCTTTGCCTGGTCCCTGTTTCGTGCACCCCGCAAGTTTTCCAGGATAATAGCCTGCCGGACTGCTGGATGCCGGCGTACAAGAGCTCCCGGTACCAATGA